Within Cellulophaga sp. L1A9, the genomic segment GATCTACACGCTCCATGATTTCAGGATCGTCAAAAGGAACTATTTCACCCGCGAAATTTAAATCTTCTGGAATATCTATTGCTGTTATTTTATAACCAGTCGCTATTTCTGACGTAGCCACTTGTTCATCTAATAGCTGATTTTCATCAGCAGAATTTTGCACTGCAAATATTAATGTGCTTACCACAAACAATACTCCCAAAAGCATCAACGTATTTTTTAAAAATTTCATAGCTACCATAGTTTTATACATCAAAGATATTAAATAGAACTTTCGTTTTGTAAAATAATTGTAGGAAGATGCTCATTAAACCATTTATATCTGTGAATAATCATGGTATGTGTACCATTCTTCACTGGAATGCATCTTTTAATGTTTGCCAAAGGAAAAACAGGGTCCTTATCTCCATGAATATGAACCAAATTAGGAATTGGCGCACCTTCTTTCCAATTTACCGTATTATCTATAGACCAATCAATGTAATATTTATCTCTCATAGACAAATAACGTTCGTATAATTCCAATCGCTTCGTAGCTGTTTCCCCAAAAGCATACTTTGCCAACAACTCAACATTGTTTACAAGCCCCGTAGGTAGCAATTTATGAATCTTGGTATACTTAGCAAACTGCATGCGTTTCGGCAGCTCTGAGCTCGATTTTACGCTAGAAATTATAATAACCTTTCTAGTGCTTATTAATCTTGACATTTCCTGAACTAAAATACCACCATACGATACCCCAATCAATACCGGATTAGGTGCTGTTACTTGCGCACACATTAATTTCGCATAATCTACTAAGGAAATCCCCTTTTCGGGAATAGACCATTCTAAGGTGTGAATCGTAAATAAATCTTCAGGTAACTTTATATGTTCAAAAATTAAAGAAGAAGCTGCCATTCCAGGCATTAAATAAACAGGTATTTTTATTTGAGTCATAACAAAGTAAACTATCAGAAAACTAGGAAATTAGCTAAAAATAAAGTAATTTTATGCTCTTGCTAATTTTTTATATTAAACATTTATTTTAAGAACTTATCACCAATCAACCTTTACAACTTGAGAACCTTGTATGGGTTATTTTTAATGAACTAAAATCAAAACTATATGAATGAAGTAAACATTACAGACAATAGTTTCTTACGTCAATTTGAAACAACAGTTAATGGGCACTTAGCAAAGATTGAATATTCTGCTCAGGAACGAAAGATTTTTCTAACTAAATTGATTATCCCTGAAATGATAACTCAAGAAGGCTTTAAAGAACAATTCATTGAAGCCGTGTTAAACGTAATTCAAGAAAGAAATTTACGTGTTGTACCCACAAGTCCGCAAATTGCTGGATTTCTCAGAAAAAATAGCAGGAAATATAAAGATATGTTGCCAATTGGTATTCGTATCTAATAAAAAAACCGCTCTTACACAGAGCGGTTTTTTTATGCTTTTATTTTTTCATCGACAAATACAAAGCGCACTAAACCATCTTCATCAATACTGGTAAGCTCTACTTGCTTTAATTGATTTACTAATTCCGGATTCCAAGGAGCTTTTACTTTTACATAATTCTCTGTAAACCCTTGAATATACCCTTCCTTGTTTTCTCCTTC encodes:
- a CDS encoding alpha/beta hydrolase; the encoded protein is MTQIKIPVYLMPGMAASSLIFEHIKLPEDLFTIHTLEWSIPEKGISLVDYAKLMCAQVTAPNPVLIGVSYGGILVQEMSRLISTRKVIIISSVKSSSELPKRMQFAKYTKIHKLLPTGLVNNVELLAKYAFGETATKRLELYERYLSMRDKYYIDWSIDNTVNWKEGAPIPNLVHIHGDKDPVFPLANIKRCIPVKNGTHTMIIHRYKWFNEHLPTIILQNESSI
- a CDS encoding N-acetyltransferase — encoded protein: MNEVNITDNSFLRQFETTVNGHLAKIEYSAQERKIFLTKLIIPEMITQEGFKEQFIEAVLNVIQERNLRVVPTSPQIAGFLRKNSRKYKDMLPIGIRI